In Halococcus saccharolyticus DSM 5350, the following are encoded in one genomic region:
- a CDS encoding helix-turn-helix transcriptional regulator, producing MGPREHIAFLAGSANRVRILETLREQPHRQCGLTEACNLSRSTVHRALDGLESRGWVEQTDGKYRLTIGGDLVLSHYEALESAIDRIDEWGTFLNRLGDLADTLPLAALSKATLVTSTRENPHAAATHFTEQFRTATTETFRGIASVVSPRFTEAAQPLITSGTDMELLIDESVLDASSTHYSSELEKGYSLDNFALYCYPAELNFGLAIFDERVLINAHDERGVLRECLDSTDETLRSWAQDVYDDHRTAARRAKHLAEPE from the coding sequence ATGGGACCGCGCGAGCACATCGCGTTTCTGGCCGGCTCAGCGAACCGGGTACGGATCCTCGAAACGCTCCGCGAGCAGCCCCATCGCCAGTGTGGACTCACCGAGGCGTGCAACCTGTCACGCTCGACCGTCCACCGCGCGCTCGACGGACTCGAAAGTCGGGGGTGGGTCGAGCAGACGGACGGCAAGTACCGGCTCACCATCGGCGGCGATCTCGTTCTCAGCCACTACGAAGCGCTCGAATCGGCGATCGACCGGATCGACGAGTGGGGAACGTTCCTGAACCGACTCGGCGACCTCGCCGACACACTCCCGCTCGCAGCGCTTTCGAAGGCTACGCTGGTGACGAGCACCCGGGAGAATCCCCACGCGGCTGCCACCCATTTCACTGAGCAGTTCAGGACGGCCACGACCGAAACGTTTCGTGGCATCGCGTCGGTTGTCAGTCCACGCTTCACAGAGGCCGCACAGCCGCTCATCACGAGTGGTACCGATATGGAGTTGCTCATCGACGAATCGGTGCTCGACGCCTCGTCAACCCACTATTCGAGCGAACTCGAAAAAGGATATTCGCTCGACAATTTCGCGCTGTACTGTTATCCCGCCGAACTCAACTTCGGTCTCGCAATTTTCGACGAACGCGTGCTAATCAATGCACACGACGAGCGTGGCGTCCTCCGCGAGTGTCTCGACAGTACCGACGAGACACTCCGATCGTGGGCACAGGACGTCTACGACGATCACCGGACTGCCGCCCGCCGCGCCAAGCACCTCGCCGAGCCGGAGTGA
- a CDS encoding SDR family oxidoreductase, which translates to MTRVAILGCGYVGLELGRQLAPDHDVVGVRRSADGVERIERAGFDAIQADVTDPDGLARVPDADAVVFAASSGGRDADAAREIYVDGLRTAIEIFGTRDHPPDRLVYTSSTGVYGDHDGAWVDEDTPIEPTTEKTEVLAEAERIAREEASDHGIAGTVARFAGLYGPDRYRLDRYLDGPVTAGYLNMIHRDDAAGAIRFLLETDAARDDTVLVVDDEPVPKHAFADWLADECDVPRPAKRTKAERLEDGDLSAAARRRIETSKRCANDELRDLGYEFTYPTYREGYRAAIDAYRNG; encoded by the coding sequence GTGACCCGCGTCGCCATTCTGGGGTGTGGCTACGTCGGTCTCGAACTCGGCCGCCAGCTCGCGCCCGATCACGACGTCGTCGGGGTGCGCCGCTCGGCGGACGGCGTCGAGCGGATCGAGCGCGCCGGATTCGACGCCATCCAAGCCGACGTCACCGATCCCGACGGCCTCGCGCGCGTTCCGGACGCCGACGCCGTGGTGTTCGCGGCGAGTTCGGGTGGACGGGACGCAGACGCCGCGCGCGAGATCTACGTCGACGGCCTCCGGACCGCGATCGAGATCTTCGGCACGCGAGACCACCCGCCAGACCGCCTGGTCTACACTTCCTCGACCGGTGTCTACGGCGACCACGACGGCGCGTGGGTCGACGAGGACACGCCGATCGAGCCGACGACCGAGAAGACCGAGGTGCTCGCCGAGGCCGAGCGGATCGCCCGCGAGGAAGCCAGCGATCACGGCATTGCGGGAACGGTCGCGCGCTTTGCGGGGCTGTACGGCCCCGACCGCTACCGGCTCGACCGCTACCTCGACGGTCCCGTGACGGCGGGCTATCTTAACATGATCCACCGCGACGACGCCGCCGGCGCGATCCGATTCCTCCTCGAAACCGACGCCGCCCGCGACGACACAGTGCTCGTCGTCGACGACGAACCCGTCCCCAAGCACGCGTTCGCCGACTGGCTCGCCGACGAGTGCGACGTTCCGCGCCCCGCAAAGCGCACCAAAGCCGAGCGCCTCGAAGACGGCGACCTCTCTGCGGCTGCACGCCGCCGGATCGAGACCTCGAAACGGTGTGCGAACGACGAGCTCCGCGATCTGGGCTACGAGTTCACGTACCCGACCTACCGCGAGGGGTATCGGGCGGCGATCGACGCGTACCGGAACGGATGA
- a CDS encoding glycosyl transferase family 2 yields the protein MEYVQERIATLHDFGDAVPDAPTDQATVVVPMTDREYRTPAAERVLSTLADIDPARVIVALRTEPANVDAFDTWLAAFDPVETLWCGGRRVQKLLAEHGLDGAQGKGRDVWLGLGVAALDTEYVVIHDADATSYSSAHVRNLLAPLDGEFGFVKGYYARVERNQLFGRLFRLFYVPLVRALADRHDAGILSYLDAFRYALAGEVALTTDLARQLRVSREWGLEIDTLGAAFDAVGFAGTAQVDLGTHVHDHRDVGGSAGLAAMSRAVGAAVFRTIETHGVAPAYETLPARYETAAKTLVEQYAADAAHNGLDYDRAAERDQVARYAAAIESPGSDTRLPAWEDTSLDPERLRRAAQADLESVE from the coding sequence GTGGAGTACGTTCAAGAACGGATCGCGACGCTCCACGACTTCGGCGACGCGGTCCCGGACGCACCCACCGACCAGGCGACCGTCGTCGTGCCGATGACCGACCGGGAGTACCGGACGCCGGCGGCCGAACGAGTTCTCTCGACGCTCGCCGATATCGACCCTGCGCGGGTGATCGTCGCCCTCCGAACCGAACCGGCGAACGTCGACGCGTTCGACACGTGGCTCGCGGCGTTCGATCCGGTCGAGACGCTCTGGTGTGGCGGCCGGCGGGTGCAGAAACTGCTGGCCGAGCACGGTCTCGACGGCGCGCAGGGCAAAGGACGGGACGTCTGGCTCGGACTCGGCGTCGCTGCACTCGACACCGAGTACGTCGTGATCCACGACGCCGACGCGACCTCGTACTCGTCGGCGCACGTCCGCAACCTCCTCGCGCCGCTCGACGGTGAGTTCGGGTTCGTGAAAGGGTACTACGCCCGTGTCGAGCGAAATCAGCTGTTCGGACGGCTGTTTCGGCTATTCTACGTTCCCCTAGTGCGCGCACTCGCCGACCGCCACGATGCGGGTATCCTCTCCTATCTCGACGCGTTCCGGTACGCGCTCGCGGGCGAAGTCGCGCTCACGACCGACCTCGCGCGCCAACTTCGGGTGAGTCGCGAGTGGGGTCTCGAAATCGATACGCTCGGGGCTGCGTTCGACGCCGTGGGGTTCGCGGGCACAGCTCAAGTAGACCTCGGTACCCACGTCCACGACCACCGCGACGTCGGCGGGTCGGCGGGGCTGGCGGCGATGAGCCGTGCGGTCGGCGCGGCGGTCTTTCGGACGATCGAGACACACGGGGTCGCGCCAGCGTACGAGACGCTTCCCGCGCGATACGAAACCGCCGCAAAAACGCTCGTCGAGCAGTACGCTGCCGACGCCGCACACAACGGGCTCGACTACGACCGGGCGGCCGAGCGCGACCAGGTCGCCCGGTACGCTGCTGCGATCGAATCTCCCGGTTCGGACACGCGGCTCCCGGCGTGGGAAGACACGTCGCTCGATCCCGAGCGTCTCCGCCGAGCCGCGCAAGCGGACCTCGAATCGGTTGAGTGA
- a CDS encoding aldo/keto reductase — translation MATSEATWAYRDRHTDGFGRTYFRRFGDCIVSSIGFGTYLDDPTDAVDESYHDSIVRALDSGINVVDTAINYRHQRSERVVGRALDAADIDRDAVVITTKGGFVPFDGERPDDPGEYIREEYVEPGIVDPDDLVRGMHSLVPAFVDDQLDRSLSNLGIETIDCYYVHNPEFQLDERSRESVYDDLEATFVRLEERAATGDLRHYGVATWDAFRVTPDDPNHLSLPEVVSRARAAARTAGNDATHFRAVQLPFNVVMADAFTVAAHDGPDGPQSALRFAREAGLDVFVSAPLAQGRLADEIPTDVAERLDGETPAAKALTFARSGPGVTCALVGMRRSEHVVANVDSGRADAMGADAFDATFE, via the coding sequence ATGGCAACCAGCGAGGCGACGTGGGCGTACCGCGACCGCCACACCGACGGGTTCGGACGGACGTACTTCCGTCGGTTCGGCGACTGCATCGTCTCCAGCATCGGCTTCGGCACCTACCTCGACGATCCAACCGACGCGGTCGACGAGTCCTATCACGACTCGATCGTGCGGGCGCTCGACTCCGGGATCAACGTCGTCGACACCGCGATCAACTACCGTCACCAGCGCTCCGAGCGGGTCGTCGGACGCGCGCTCGATGCGGCCGACATCGATCGCGACGCGGTGGTGATCACCACCAAGGGCGGGTTCGTCCCGTTCGACGGCGAGCGACCCGACGACCCTGGCGAGTACATCCGCGAGGAGTACGTCGAGCCCGGAATCGTCGACCCTGACGACCTCGTCCGCGGGATGCACTCTCTCGTGCCCGCGTTCGTCGACGATCAGCTCGATCGCTCGCTCTCGAATCTGGGGATCGAAACGATCGACTGCTATTACGTCCACAACCCCGAGTTCCAACTCGACGAGCGCTCGCGTGAATCGGTCTACGACGATCTGGAGGCGACGTTCGTCCGGCTGGAGGAGCGCGCGGCCACTGGCGACCTCCGCCATTACGGCGTCGCGACGTGGGACGCGTTCCGTGTCACACCTGACGATCCGAACCACCTCTCGCTCCCCGAAGTCGTCTCGCGCGCCCGCGCCGCCGCCCGGACCGCGGGCAACGATGCGACTCACTTTCGGGCCGTGCAGCTCCCGTTCAACGTCGTCATGGCCGACGCGTTTACCGTCGCGGCCCACGACGGTCCCGACGGCCCCCAGAGCGCGCTCCGGTTCGCGCGCGAGGCTGGACTCGACGTGTTCGTGAGCGCCCCGCTCGCCCAAGGCCGTCTCGCTGACGAAATCCCGACCGACGTTGCCGAGCGACTCGACGGCGAAACGCCGGCCGCGAAGGCGCTCACGTTCGCGCGCTCGGGGCCTGGCGTGACGTGTGCGCTCGTCGGGATGCGTCGTTCGGAACACGTCGTGGCGAACGTCGATTCGGGTCGAGCGGACGCGATGGGGGCGGACGCATTCGACGCGACCTTCGAGTGA
- a CDS encoding DUF7109 family protein, which translates to MEFSHDELAGVVDLFGALTRPELSQACDELAFKRGVEFESAETIDDAIAAYRLVAIESADADLVEASSETVADEPLLAAGPTAFPTLPDRAEDLPHILDIEPREIDRTVLGAVAEERFRADAARAVATGDHARITQLLDVSYDLEAWAPVALDGVRDRLDDAAAGMDAADDRVGNAVAEIDERTN; encoded by the coding sequence ATGGAGTTCAGCCACGACGAGCTCGCTGGCGTGGTCGATCTGTTCGGCGCGCTGACCCGTCCGGAGCTGTCACAGGCGTGTGACGAACTCGCATTCAAGCGTGGCGTCGAGTTCGAGTCGGCGGAGACGATCGACGACGCGATCGCGGCCTACCGTCTCGTCGCGATCGAGTCCGCCGACGCCGACCTCGTGGAGGCGAGCTCGGAGACGGTCGCGGACGAGCCGCTGCTCGCAGCCGGTCCGACGGCGTTTCCGACGCTCCCGGATCGAGCCGAGGACCTGCCACACATCCTCGATATCGAGCCACGCGAGATCGACCGCACAGTGTTGGGGGCCGTCGCCGAGGAACGGTTCCGTGCCGACGCAGCGCGGGCGGTCGCTACCGGCGACCACGCGCGGATCACGCAACTGCTCGACGTGAGCTACGATCTCGAAGCGTGGGCTCCGGTCGCGCTCGACGGCGTCCGTGATCGGCTCGACGATGCGGCGGCAGGGATGGATGCGGCCGACGACCGCGTCGGAAACGCCGTAGCCGAAATCGACGAGCGGACGAATTAA